CTGATGCGGCTGGCTGAGAGTGAGGATCGCCCTGGCGCATGTCAGCCCAACGCGGCAAATTCAGTAAGCCCGGAGTATCAGGAGCCAGCACGGCACCTGGCGGTTCAGAGCGGCAAACTGATGAAGCTGGCAGAGAGTAAGTAAAAGGCGGCAGACGTGCCGCCTTCAGGAAAGCGGTTAGTCGTCCAGTTGCAACGGAGGAAGCTGGGCAAATACGCTTAGCAGACCGGCGCTCCATAGCTGGCGAATCTGCGAGTAATAGGGATGTTTTTCAGTGATATGGTACTGCTGTGCGGTGCTGTAGCTGTCGCAGGGATAGATCATCACATCCAGCGGCAAGCCTACGGAGATATTACTGGCGAGCGTGGAATCCATTGAGATCAACGCGCACTGCATCGCCTGGTCCAGCGGCGTATCAAAACGCAGTACCCGGTCGATAATCGGTTTGCCGTATTTGCTCTCGCCTATCTGGAAATAGGGCGTATCAGTGCTGGATTCAATAAAATTTCCCTGGGGATAAATCTGGAACAGCCGTGGCTCCTCGCCTCTGATTTGCCCGCCCAGCATCAGCGTGCCACCAAACTCCTCCCCGTCACGCTTGATGACTTCACGCAGGGTTTCCCCCACCAGCAGAGCCACGTCATACATGTTGCTACAGCTCATCAGGTTAGGCTTGCTGGCGTCTTCGCACCCTCGCCTGAGCAGGCTGAGGGCACTTTGTGTGGTGGCGAGATTACCGGCGCTTTGCAGCACCAGCGTACGCTCATCATCCTGCTGAAAAACGTGCAGCTTCCGGAAGGAAGAGATATGGTCGACTCCCGCATTAGTCCGGGAGTCCGATACAAAAATCATCCCTGACGATAAACGCATTGCCACACAGTAAGTCATAGTTTGCCCGATAAGATTATTACTGCTGCGAATTCACCAGTTGCACCGCAGCCACTGCCAGCATGTCTTCGTTGCCGCCACCAAGCCTCATCCCCCTGACCGGACAGGCGTCCATATAGTCGACGCCTATCGCCAGTTTGAGATGCTGTCGGGTGCTGCGGGTATTGTTGGTGATGTCAAAGCTGTGCCAGCTTCCCTCCACCCAGGCTTCAACCCAGGCGTGGGTCGCCACATGCTCTACTGAATCAGTATAAAGGTATCCGCTTACATAGCGAGCCGGGATATGCAGACTGCGGCAGCAGGCCAGGAACACATGGCTGTGGTCCTGACAGACCCCGGTTCCCGCTGCAAACACTTTTGCCGCGCTATCCGTCACTATGGTGCTGCCGGGCTGGTAAGGCATCTTCAGCAGCAGTTCATCCATCAGGCGATCCAGCCCCGCAAGCGGTGCCTCCGGCCGGAAATAGCGCTGGGCAAAATCCCGGATAGCGGCATCAGGCTGGGTCAGCGGCGTGAGACGCAGGAACACCAGAGGGGAAAGACGGCTGTCAGGATCGGGCGACAGATCGCCGTCATCCAGAATTTCAACCACCCCACGCGCTTCAATCTCAATTGACTGATGGGGCGTATCCAGCGTCAGCACATGCAGCACGTTGCCATAGGTATCTGTAGTGCAGATAGCCTGTTCAGGCAGGTAGAGATCCCACGAAAGGATCTGCTGATGAATGGAATCCTGCGGCGTCAGCCGCAGATACTGGGTGCTTTGCTTCACCAGGCTTTGATAGCTGAAACAGGTTTTATGGGCAATATCCAGTTTCATTTGGCCTCCAGGTAAGTCTGTTGAATGCTCTCTGCAATGGTGCCCAGATCGCCCAGAAAATTGCGTAGCCAGCTGTGGATCCCTGCACTGACCAGCGAGTCATAAGAGGTGAAGCGTAGCTGCGCATAGAGCATCGCCACCAGCAGGCGTGGGCGGTTTTCACCACTGCCGCCGATCAGATTCAGCTGGTTGACGATCTCTTCAATGCAGGATCTCAGGGATCGCGGGCTCTCTTCGCGCAGGATCAACATCTCGTTGACGCTGCCACTGGCGAGCTGCTGCCTGTAGATAGTGTGATAAGCCTCGCGGGCCGAAACCGATCGCAGCAAGGTATCCAGGCGATAATATTCCCGCACCGAATCATCATCCTGCTCGGTCAGAGAGAGGGTGACATCCAGCAATCGCGCGGTGCAGTCTGCCCGCTCCAGCAAGGTTCCCAGCCGGATAAAGCTCATGGCATCACCACGCATCAGCGTGCCAAACATGGCGCCACGGAACAGATGCGAACGCTCTTTTACCCAGTCAAAAAAGGCGTCGGCTCCGCTGCTGTCCACCCCTTTGCGGCGTAGCTTACGCATCTCAATCCAGCTGGAGTTGATGCTTTCCCACACTTCAGAAGAGAGGCTGCCACGCACGGCATGGGCATTGTTCCAGGCGGATTCCCAACAGCAAAAAATACTGCCGGGATTGCGCTCATCAAGCACAAAAAAGTTGAACAATTGCGGCATGGTCAGCCGATCGTTCAGCGTCCAGAACAGCTCGCTGGTGCTGGTAAGATTCAGCGGCACGCGCAGTTCATCATCCAGGCTGCTACGAACCGGCATCAATGACAGGCGATTCGTCACGTCCAGCACGCGGGCAATATTTTCGGCACGCTCCAGATAGCGCGCCATCCAGTACAGGCCACTGGCTGTGCGACTCAGCATGCGTCATCCTCCAGAACCCAGGTATCTTTGGTGCCTCCGCCCTGCGACGAGTTCACCACCAGCGATCCTTCAGCCAGCGCCACGCGGGTCAGGCCGCCCGGCACCAGACGGATCTCCGCGCCGCTCAGGGCAAAGGGCCGTAAATCGATATGCCGGGGTGCCAGCCCCTGGCCAACAAAAGTCGGACAGGTTGAAAGCGCCAGCGTCTCCTGGGCAATGTAGTTATGCGGCCTGGCAAGTAACAGGGAACGGAACTCATCCAGCTGCTTCTGGCTGGCGACGGGGCCAATCAACATGCCGTAGCCGCCCGCCCCGTGCACCTCTTTCACCACCAGCTTTGCCAGGTTCGCCAGTACCCAGGAGAGCTCGTCAGGCCGGCGGCACTGCCAGGTCGGCACATTGTTCAGGATCGGCTCTTCAGAGAGGTAGAACTTCACCATATCCGGCACGTAGGGATAGATCGATTTATCATCCGCCACGCCGGTCCCTATGGCATTAGCCAGCACCACATTCCCGGCCCGGTAAACCGACAACAGCCCTGGCACCCCCAGCATGGAGTCTGCCCGGAAGGCCAGTGGGTCAAGGAACGCATCGTCCACACGGCGATAAATCACATCGACTTTGCACGGCCCGGCGGTGGTTCGCATCATGACCGCGCCATCTTTCACAAAGAGATCGGCACTCTCAACCAGCTCCACGCCCATTTGCTGGGCCAGGAAACTGTGTTCGAAATAGGCGCTGTTGAACCGTCCCGGCGT
This genomic window from Erwinia sp. E_sp_B01_1 contains:
- a CDS encoding proteasome-type protease; its protein translation is MTYCVAMRLSSGMIFVSDSRTNAGVDHISSFRKLHVFQQDDERTLVLQSAGNLATTQSALSLLRRGCEDASKPNLMSCSNMYDVALLVGETLREVIKRDGEEFGGTLMLGGQIRGEEPRLFQIYPQGNFIESSTDTPYFQIGESKYGKPIIDRVLRFDTPLDQAMQCALISMDSTLASNISVGLPLDVMIYPCDSYSTAQQYHITEKHPYYSQIRQLWSAGLLSVFAQLPPLQLDD
- a CDS encoding transglutaminase family protein codes for the protein MKLDIAHKTCFSYQSLVKQSTQYLRLTPQDSIHQQILSWDLYLPEQAICTTDTYGNVLHVLTLDTPHQSIEIEARGVVEILDDGDLSPDPDSRLSPLVFLRLTPLTQPDAAIRDFAQRYFRPEAPLAGLDRLMDELLLKMPYQPGSTIVTDSAAKVFAAGTGVCQDHSHVFLACCRSLHIPARYVSGYLYTDSVEHVATHAWVEAWVEGSWHSFDITNNTRSTRQHLKLAIGVDYMDACPVRGMRLGGGNEDMLAVAAVQLVNSQQ
- a CDS encoding alpha-E domain-containing protein, producing MLSRTASGLYWMARYLERAENIARVLDVTNRLSLMPVRSSLDDELRVPLNLTSTSELFWTLNDRLTMPQLFNFFVLDERNPGSIFCCWESAWNNAHAVRGSLSSEVWESINSSWIEMRKLRRKGVDSSGADAFFDWVKERSHLFRGAMFGTLMRGDAMSFIRLGTLLERADCTARLLDVTLSLTEQDDDSVREYYRLDTLLRSVSAREAYHTIYRQQLASGSVNEMLILREESPRSLRSCIEEIVNQLNLIGGSGENRPRLLVAMLYAQLRFTSYDSLVSAGIHSWLRNFLGDLGTIAESIQQTYLEAK
- a CDS encoding circularly permuted type 2 ATP-grasp protein — encoded protein: MNQGYEVASGFYDEMLLGSGQHRQHYRDYWHWLQKSDHQAFIRKREEAELLFHRVGITFNVYGEEGGAERVIPFDSVPRIIPASEWAMLDKGIRQRVQALNAFLHDIYHEQHILKAGIIPAEQVLVNDQYQPCMQGIALHRGIYAHICGVDMVRNSDGEYYVLEDNLRTPSGVSYMLENRKMMMRLYPELFAQQRIAPVERYPSHLLQTLRESSPVNDPVVVVLTPGRFNSAYFEHSFLAQQMGVELVESADLFVKDGAVMMRTTAGPCKVDVIYRRVDDAFLDPLAFRADSMLGVPGLLSVYRAGNVVLANAIGTGVADDKSIYPYVPDMVKFYLSEEPILNNVPTWQCRRPDELSWVLANLAKLVVKEVHGAGGYGMLIGPVASQKQLDEFRSLLLARPHNYIAQETLALSTCPTFVGQGLAPRHIDLRPFALSGAEIRLVPGGLTRVALAEGSLVVNSSQGGGTKDTWVLEDDAC